The following proteins come from a genomic window of Elusimicrobiota bacterium:
- a CDS encoding zinc-binding dehydrogenase: MKAVFFAEHGGIDKLTWGDFPTPVPGSGETRVRVKACGLNRLDLLLRQGTPGLPVPLPHVLGADVAGTTDDGRRVMVAPGLSCGACPACATDRDHLCDRFDILGQNTNGGYAQFVVVPDRNLLPLPDTIPFEAAAAFPLVFMTAWHALVSLAGLTRGETALIHAGGSGVGTAAIQIARERGARVMTTVGAPWKKDRAIALGAEEAVVRTEEDWATAAARWTEGRGVDVVLDTVGQTTFATDLQCLRRGGRLVACGSTSGREASFDLRSLFGKNITVFGTRLGPRRALEDVFALFKSGQFKPVVDRVFPLAQAAAAQSHLQQNKSFGKVVLTTE; encoded by the coding sequence ATGAAGGCGGTCTTTTTCGCCGAACACGGCGGAATCGATAAATTGACCTGGGGGGATTTTCCCACCCCCGTTCCGGGGTCCGGCGAAACCCGGGTGCGGGTCAAAGCCTGCGGGTTGAACCGCCTGGACCTGCTGCTGCGCCAGGGAACGCCGGGGCTCCCCGTGCCTTTGCCGCACGTGTTGGGAGCCGATGTGGCGGGAACAACCGACGACGGCCGCCGCGTGATGGTTGCGCCCGGGCTCTCCTGCGGCGCCTGCCCGGCCTGCGCCACCGACCGAGACCACCTCTGCGACCGATTCGACATCCTGGGTCAAAACACCAACGGCGGGTACGCCCAATTCGTGGTGGTGCCCGATCGAAATCTCCTCCCCTTGCCGGACACGATCCCTTTCGAAGCGGCCGCCGCCTTTCCCCTCGTCTTCATGACCGCCTGGCACGCGCTGGTTTCATTGGCGGGTTTGACCCGGGGCGAAACGGCGTTGATCCACGCCGGCGGCAGCGGGGTGGGCACCGCCGCGATTCAAATCGCCCGGGAGCGGGGCGCGCGGGTCATGACCACGGTGGGGGCCCCCTGGAAAAAGGATCGGGCCATCGCCCTGGGGGCCGAAGAGGCGGTGGTGCGGACGGAGGAGGATTGGGCGACGGCGGCGGCGCGATGGACGGAAGGGCGCGGGGTGGACGTGGTGCTCGACACGGTCGGGCAAACGACTTTCGCCACCGACCTGCAATGCCTTCGGAGAGGCGGCCGTTTGGTGGCCTGCGGGTCGACATCCGGCCGGGAAGCGTCGTTCGATCTTCGTTCCCTTTTTGGGAAAAACATCACGGTTTTTGGAACCCGTTTGGGCCCGCGGCGCGCCTTGGAGGATGTTTTCGCGCTCTTTAAATCAGGACAATTCAAACCCGTTGTCGATCGGGTGTTCCCGCTGGCCCAGGCCGCGGCCGCCCAGTCCCACCTTCAACAAAATAAATCCTTTGGGAAAGTTGTTCTTACGACGGAGTAG
- a CDS encoding chlorite dismutase family protein: MSHPTSQPAARPETAGAAPAARQFVNFTFFKIDPAWRRLSETERATGRKEAVEALAPFSSSVITLAYSTFGFRPETDFFLWRISYRLEDFEEMSAALHRTRLGGYLLTPHAFLSQSKRSTYVDKLNPEHEGQRTKIQPGRYKYIFVYPFVKTREWYLLSKEDRQKMMDEHIMVGNRFPSVKLNTTYSFGLDDQDFVVAFESDHPGDFLDLVMALRETQASRHTLRDTPLFTGVRRSLEETLNLVAG, from the coding sequence ATGAGTCACCCCACGTCCCAACCCGCCGCTCGACCGGAGACCGCCGGCGCGGCGCCCGCGGCGCGCCAGTTCGTCAATTTCACGTTTTTCAAAATCGACCCGGCCTGGCGCCGCCTCTCGGAAACAGAGCGCGCCACCGGGCGCAAAGAAGCCGTCGAAGCCCTCGCGCCGTTTTCCTCCTCCGTCATCACCCTGGCCTATTCCACCTTCGGTTTCCGCCCGGAGACGGACTTTTTCCTCTGGCGCATTTCCTACCGGCTCGAGGATTTCGAAGAGATGTCCGCGGCCCTGCACCGTACGAGACTCGGCGGGTATTTGCTCACACCCCACGCCTTTCTCTCCCAATCGAAACGGTCGACTTACGTCGACAAACTCAACCCGGAGCACGAGGGCCAACGCACGAAAATCCAGCCGGGGCGTTACAAATACATCTTCGTCTATCCTTTCGTGAAAACCCGCGAGTGGTATCTGTTGTCGAAGGAGGACCGCCAGAAAATGATGGACGAGCACATCATGGTCGGGAACCGCTTCCCTTCCGTGAAGCTCAACACCACCTATTCTTTCGGACTCGACGACCAGGATTTCGTGGTCGCCTTCGAGTCCGATCACCCCGGGGATTTTCTCGATCTCGTCATGGCCCTGCGTGAAACCCAGGCCAGCCGCCACACCCTGCGGGACACCCCGCTCTTCACCGGCGTGCGGCGGTCCCTTGAAGAAACCCTGAACCTCGTCGCCGGATGA
- a CDS encoding ATP phosphoribosyltransferase produces MNKLKLGMPKGSLQESTIELFKKAGIRVHASDRSYFPTSDDDELEIMLVRSQEMATYVEDGVFDAGLTGKDWIMESGAQVKEVCELLYAKSGFRPVRWVLCVPEASPIKSVKDLQGKRIATEVVNIVKKYLADNKVEAKVEFSWGATEAKAGRFVDAIVELTETGSSLRANRLRIVDELLTSSTRFICNAKAWEDPWKRQKIENMAILLQGALAAEGLVGIKMNLREKSLADITALLPALRKPTISKLTEEGWVALEVIMPEKEVKKQIPALKRAGAEGIIEYPLNKIIY; encoded by the coding sequence ATGAACAAGCTCAAGCTCGGCATGCCCAAGGGCAGCCTTCAAGAATCGACCATCGAACTTTTCAAAAAAGCCGGCATTCGGGTACACGCCAGCGATCGCTCCTATTTTCCGACCTCCGACGACGACGAATTGGAAATCATGCTGGTCCGCAGCCAGGAGATGGCAACCTACGTCGAAGACGGCGTCTTCGACGCCGGGTTGACGGGGAAGGATTGGATCATGGAATCCGGCGCGCAGGTCAAGGAAGTGTGCGAATTGCTTTACGCCAAGTCGGGGTTCCGGCCCGTCCGCTGGGTGCTGTGCGTGCCGGAGGCGTCGCCGATCAAGTCCGTGAAGGACCTGCAGGGCAAACGCATCGCCACCGAAGTCGTCAATATCGTCAAGAAATACCTGGCGGACAACAAGGTGGAAGCGAAAGTCGAATTCTCCTGGGGCGCGACGGAGGCCAAGGCCGGCCGTTTCGTCGACGCCATTGTGGAGCTCACCGAGACCGGTTCGTCCCTGCGGGCGAACCGCCTGCGCATCGTGGACGAATTGTTGACGTCCTCCACACGCTTTATTTGCAACGCGAAGGCCTGGGAAGACCCCTGGAAGCGTCAAAAAATTGAAAACATGGCGATCCTGCTGCAAGGCGCGCTGGCCGCCGAGGGCCTGGTGGGGATCAAAATGAACCTCCGCGAAAAAAGCTTGGCCGACATCACGGCGTTGTTGCCGGCGCTGCGCAAACCGACCATCTCGAAGTTGACCGAAGAGGGCTGGGTCGCCCTTGAGGTCATCATGCCCGAGAAGGAAGTCAAAAAACAGATTCCCGCCTTGAAGCGTGCTGGCGCGGAAGGCATTATCGAATACCCCCTCAACAAGATCATCTACTAA
- a CDS encoding glutamate--tRNA ligase, with protein MTVRVRFAPSPTGFLHIGGARTALFNWLHARHTGGAFLLRIEDTDEVRSTQSSVEAIFNGLKWLGLDWDEGPLSASDPAAAKGAHGPYFQMQRLTHYKRAADELVAAGKAFLCFATPEEVEKQKERNQLLKRPPKFVSPYRDQTPAQREALLKEGKPFTVRFKTPQEGWVHFEDIIRGPMKWENNLIEDFVMVKTSGVPTYNFACVVDDHLMDITHVIRGDDHLSNTPRQVLCDEALGWKPPVFAHLSMILGSDGQRLSKRHGATAVEEYRDAGYLPEATRNYLALLGWSTEDSQDLFTQDELVQKFTVERCGKSPAIFDPNKLIWMNGEYIRKMPVRELVERAMPFIQKAGFMNGQEESRRGEIEAAVALEHEKVKLLTDVPRLIDFFFKSNVEYDPVSVEKVLKKPDVSEVLKGAIETYASLQDFTALSTEEGAKALALRRGIKNAAVFHPVRVSVSGRTQGPSLFHMLEVLGRDRSLERMKSTLDKLNAGAL; from the coding sequence ATGACGGTTCGCGTTCGTTTTGCGCCTTCTCCCACGGGGTTCCTCCACATCGGGGGCGCTCGGACGGCCCTCTTTAATTGGCTCCACGCCCGCCACACCGGGGGAGCGTTTTTGCTCCGGATCGAGGACACCGACGAAGTCCGATCGACCCAATCTTCGGTCGAGGCGATTTTCAACGGTCTGAAGTGGCTCGGTCTCGATTGGGACGAGGGCCCGTTGTCGGCCTCCGACCCGGCCGCCGCGAAGGGCGCCCACGGCCCTTATTTCCAGATGCAGCGGCTGACCCATTACAAACGCGCCGCGGACGAACTGGTCGCCGCCGGGAAAGCTTTCCTTTGCTTCGCCACGCCGGAAGAGGTGGAAAAGCAAAAGGAGCGCAACCAATTACTCAAACGCCCTCCCAAATTTGTCAGCCCCTACCGCGATCAAACCCCCGCCCAACGCGAAGCGCTGTTAAAAGAGGGCAAACCGTTCACCGTGCGTTTCAAAACACCGCAAGAGGGCTGGGTTCATTTCGAGGATATTATTCGCGGCCCGATGAAATGGGAAAACAATCTCATTGAAGACTTTGTGATGGTGAAAACTTCCGGTGTGCCGACCTACAATTTTGCCTGCGTGGTGGACGACCACCTCATGGACATCACCCATGTGATCCGCGGGGACGACCACCTGTCCAACACACCCCGGCAAGTCTTGTGCGACGAGGCGCTGGGTTGGAAGCCCCCGGTGTTCGCGCACCTGTCGATGATTTTGGGGTCCGACGGTCAACGCCTCTCCAAGCGCCACGGGGCGACGGCGGTGGAGGAGTACCGGGACGCGGGCTATCTGCCGGAGGCCACGCGCAACTACTTGGCCCTTTTGGGATGGTCCACAGAGGACAGCCAAGATTTGTTCACACAGGACGAACTTGTCCAAAAATTCACCGTGGAGCGGTGCGGCAAGAGCCCCGCCATTTTCGACCCCAACAAGTTGATTTGGATGAACGGCGAGTACATTCGAAAAATGCCCGTGCGGGAGTTGGTGGAGCGCGCCATGCCTTTCATCCAGAAAGCCGGGTTCATGAACGGGCAAGAGGAATCCCGGCGGGGGGAAATCGAGGCCGCGGTGGCTTTGGAGCACGAAAAGGTGAAATTGTTGACCGACGTGCCCCGCTTGATCGATTTTTTCTTTAAGTCAAACGTGGAATACGATCCGGTTTCCGTTGAGAAGGTCTTGAAAAAACCCGACGTCTCGGAAGTCCTCAAAGGCGCGATTGAAACCTACGCGTCCTTGCAGGATTTTACAGCGCTATCCACGGAAGAAGGGGCAAAGGCCTTGGCCCTCCGCCGGGGGATCAAGAACGCCGCGGTCTTTCACCCGGTTCGGGTTTCCGTTTCCGGTCGAACCCAGGGGCCCAGCCTGTTTCATATGTTGGAGGTGCTCGGTCGGGATCGATCCCTGGAGCGGATGAAGTCGACCTTGGATAAATTGAACGCTGGTGCGTTATAG
- the tpx gene encoding thiol peroxidase, with amino-acid sequence MSVERAGGTTFKGNPLTLQGAAVRVGQKAPEFKVLAGDLSAVTLESSKGKTRLFVAVPSLDTPVCDQETRKFNEAVAGLAGVQTYVISMDLPFAQGRFCQTAGIKNLQAVSDHRDGSFGQAYGVLIKELRLLSRAIFVVNAQDVVTYVEYVPEMTSHPNYEAALNVLKSPVAV; translated from the coding sequence ATGAGCGTTGAACGCGCGGGTGGGACCACTTTTAAAGGCAATCCTTTAACTCTGCAGGGAGCCGCGGTTCGCGTGGGACAAAAGGCCCCGGAATTCAAAGTGTTGGCCGGCGATTTGAGCGCGGTGACTCTTGAATCCTCCAAGGGCAAAACTCGGCTTTTTGTGGCCGTCCCCAGCCTCGACACCCCCGTTTGCGATCAGGAAACCCGCAAATTTAACGAAGCCGTGGCGGGACTTGCCGGGGTCCAAACCTACGTCATCAGCATGGATCTTCCCTTTGCGCAAGGGCGTTTTTGCCAAACCGCAGGGATCAAGAATTTACAGGCGGTGTCCGATCACCGGGACGGGTCTTTTGGTCAGGCCTACGGCGTTTTGATCAAAGAACTTCGGTTGCTTTCCCGGGCGATTTTTGTGGTGAACGCCCAGGACGTTGTGACCTATGTTGAATACGTTCCCGAAATGACCAGCCATCCCAACTACGAAGCGGCTTTGAACGTTTTAAAGTCACCGGTGGCGGTTTAA
- a CDS encoding PspC domain-containing protein — protein sequence MNATAKRLYRSPKERMIGGVCGGLAEYFTVDPALVRLAAVALLLCFGTGVLAYLVAWVVVPLRPEGAAV from the coding sequence ATGAACGCGACGGCCAAACGCCTTTATCGTTCCCCCAAAGAACGCATGATCGGCGGCGTCTGCGGCGGTTTGGCGGAGTATTTCACCGTCGACCCGGCCCTGGTTCGTCTGGCCGCTGTCGCCCTGTTGCTTTGTTTCGGCACCGGGGTCCTGGCCTATCTGGTCGCGTGGGTCGTCGTTCCGCTTCGCCCCGAAGGGGCGGCGGTTTAA
- the rpmG gene encoding 50S ribosomal protein L33, producing MANDRFVFMLACTVCDNRNYHYVRGRRREKKLELKKFCQTCGKHTPHKETK from the coding sequence ATGGCCAACGATCGTTTCGTGTTCATGCTCGCCTGCACCGTGTGCGACAACCGCAATTACCATTATGTCCGCGGGCGCCGGCGCGAGAAAAAGCTCGAGCTTAAAAAATTCTGTCAGACTTGCGGCAAGCACACCCCGCACAAAGAGACGAAGTAG
- the secE gene encoding preprotein translocase subunit SecE: MIREFFQFLKDAWEELKKVSWLSRPQMIASTWLVVLLVIVFAIYVGVIDLIITRVFAFII, translated from the coding sequence GTGATTCGTGAATTTTTTCAATTTTTGAAGGACGCTTGGGAAGAGCTAAAAAAAGTGTCGTGGCTCTCCCGGCCGCAGATGATCGCCTCCACCTGGTTGGTGGTGCTGTTGGTGATCGTGTTCGCAATTTACGTTGGGGTGATCGACTTGATCATCACCCGCGTGTTCGCCTTTATCATTTAA
- the nusG gene encoding transcription termination/antitermination factor NusG — protein MARGWYVIHTYSGHEDKVKTLIEKSAVQNKLADQIFKLLIPTEDVVEMRRSKKQVRKRKFFPGYVLVDMDVNNQTYWLVRNTAGVTGFLGGVNPTPLPEGEMQSLLQLTEAPADHKPRPAVLFDKGEKIRIKEGPFRHFYGIVEEVNEDRAKLRVTVDIFGRSTPVELDYLQVEKL, from the coding sequence GTGGCGCGTGGCTGGTACGTCATTCACACTTATTCAGGGCACGAAGACAAGGTCAAGACCTTGATCGAAAAGTCGGCGGTCCAGAACAAACTGGCCGACCAGATTTTCAAACTGTTGATCCCGACCGAAGACGTGGTGGAAATGCGGCGGAGCAAAAAGCAGGTCCGCAAACGCAAATTCTTCCCCGGCTACGTGTTGGTCGACATGGACGTCAACAACCAAACCTACTGGCTGGTCCGCAACACCGCCGGGGTGACGGGATTTTTGGGCGGGGTCAACCCCACGCCCCTGCCGGAGGGGGAAATGCAGTCCCTCCTGCAACTCACCGAGGCGCCGGCCGATCACAAGCCCCGGCCCGCCGTGTTGTTCGATAAGGGCGAAAAGATTCGCATCAAGGAAGGCCCCTTCCGTCACTTCTACGGCATTGTCGAGGAAGTGAACGAGGATCGGGCGAAACTGCGTGTCACCGTCGATATCTTCGGCCGGTCGACGCCGGTCGAACTGGATTACTTACAAGTGGAGAAACTGTAA
- the rplK gene encoding 50S ribosomal protein L11: protein MAPPKKVKTQIKLQIPAGGANPAPPVGPALGQHGVNIMDFCKQFNERTKTMEAGMTIPAVITVFEDRSFTFITKMPPVSALIKKSAGLAKASAEPNKTKVGKLSRQQQEEIAKQKMPDLNAPTLEAAVRMVKGTARSMGVETAD from the coding sequence ATGGCCCCCCCGAAGAAAGTCAAAACACAAATCAAATTGCAAATCCCCGCCGGGGGAGCCAACCCCGCGCCGCCCGTGGGTCCCGCGCTCGGCCAACACGGCGTCAACATCATGGATTTCTGCAAGCAGTTCAACGAGCGGACGAAAACGATGGAGGCGGGCATGACCATCCCCGCCGTCATCACGGTGTTCGAAGACCGAAGCTTTACCTTCATCACGAAAATGCCGCCGGTGTCCGCCTTGATCAAGAAGTCCGCCGGTTTGGCCAAGGCCAGCGCGGAACCGAACAAGACGAAGGTCGGCAAGCTCTCCCGCCAACAGCAGGAGGAGATTGCCAAACAAAAGATGCCCGACCTGAACGCGCCCACCCTTGAGGCGGCGGTTCGGATGGTGAAGGGCACCGCCCGCAGCATGGGCGTGGAGACCGCGGACTGA
- the rplA gene encoding 50S ribosomal protein L1, with protein sequence MSRRTEELSNKVDVTKRYPLAEALALVKSVANAKFDETVEIHVRLGVDASKGDQKVRGTVSLPHGTGKSKRVVVVAKGEKVKEAQAAGADEAGDADVIEKISKGWLDFDVLVCTPDAMKDLTKLAKVLGPKGLMPNPKSGTVTFDVTRTVKELKAGRIEFKMDDYGIIHSILGKKSFDAENLVANAQTFLDAVNHAKPATAKGTYIKTITVTSTMGPGVPVFVESQAAK encoded by the coding sequence ATGAGCCGTCGTACCGAAGAACTGTCTAATAAAGTGGATGTGACCAAGCGTTACCCCTTGGCGGAGGCCCTCGCCCTGGTGAAGTCCGTCGCGAACGCGAAATTCGACGAAACCGTGGAGATCCACGTGCGTCTGGGCGTGGACGCCTCCAAAGGCGACCAAAAAGTCCGGGGCACCGTTTCTCTGCCCCACGGGACCGGCAAGAGCAAGCGCGTCGTCGTTGTGGCCAAGGGTGAAAAAGTGAAAGAAGCCCAGGCCGCCGGCGCCGACGAAGCCGGCGACGCCGACGTGATTGAGAAAATTTCCAAAGGGTGGTTGGATTTCGACGTCCTGGTGTGCACCCCGGACGCCATGAAAGACCTGACCAAGTTGGCCAAGGTTTTGGGTCCCAAGGGCCTCATGCCCAACCCGAAATCCGGCACCGTGACGTTCGACGTGACCCGCACGGTGAAGGAACTGAAGGCCGGCCGCATTGAGTTCAAGATGGACGACTACGGAATCATCCACTCCATCCTGGGCAAGAAATCCTTCGACGCGGAGAATTTGGTGGCCAACGCCCAGACCTTTCTGGACGCCGTCAACCACGCCAAGCCCGCCACGGCCAAGGGCACTTACATCAAAACCATCACCGTGACCTCGACCATGGGGCCCGGCGTGCCGGTTTTTGTGGAAAGCCAAGCGGCGAAATAA
- a CDS encoding efflux RND transporter periplasmic adaptor subunit, producing the protein MSESGGHTTHTHHEKRHGERSVHGLKAKASGFISSTIVPFARKRKLAFMAILVIGGGLFIWGASKAVDLVFSGKKEKKAKTSIGSGTVAVNVLEAKPDHFQDIMVAVGTIQGGSEIPLRFETEGGIDLFEYREGDKLRKGDVIARLNQRDPYLKLKKSRLELEQMEKLYAIGGVSLNKLEESKVQADLAALEMEKTILRCPRDGILGDKDAEVGEFVTPAKKIATLVSIENVVVRVGVIEKEIDRIFPGQKVVLTVDTYQNTDFTGKVEQISPIVAPGSRTLTVEARIPNEGGLLLPGMFARTRITIFEQDNALFVPNDAVEKTASGSRVYVVTKDNKAEARDVEVGYVSSQFSLISQGLEAGDLVITQRPQDLKAGSPVKVIEKS; encoded by the coding sequence TTGAGCGAATCGGGCGGTCACACCACACACACGCACCACGAGAAAAGGCACGGCGAACGTTCCGTCCATGGGCTGAAAGCCAAGGCCTCCGGATTTATATCCTCCACCATTGTCCCCTTCGCGCGGAAGCGGAAGCTGGCTTTTATGGCCATTCTGGTGATTGGCGGCGGTCTTTTTATCTGGGGGGCTTCCAAGGCGGTGGACCTCGTTTTCAGCGGGAAAAAAGAGAAAAAGGCCAAAACCTCCATAGGCAGCGGGACCGTGGCCGTTAACGTTTTAGAGGCCAAGCCGGACCATTTTCAAGACATCATGGTGGCGGTGGGCACTATTCAGGGCGGTTCCGAAATCCCCCTGCGGTTTGAAACCGAAGGCGGCATTGATCTGTTTGAATATCGCGAGGGGGACAAGCTTCGGAAAGGCGACGTCATCGCCCGCCTCAATCAACGGGACCCTTATTTGAAATTGAAAAAATCCCGCCTCGAGCTGGAACAGATGGAGAAACTCTACGCCATCGGCGGGGTGTCCCTGAACAAGCTGGAGGAATCAAAAGTCCAGGCCGATTTGGCGGCCCTGGAAATGGAGAAAACAATTTTACGGTGCCCCCGGGACGGGATCTTGGGTGATAAAGACGCCGAAGTGGGCGAATTCGTTACTCCGGCCAAAAAGATCGCTACGTTAGTCAGTATCGAGAACGTTGTCGTGCGCGTGGGGGTCATTGAAAAAGAAATCGATCGAATCTTTCCCGGCCAAAAGGTCGTTCTCACGGTCGACACCTATCAAAACACCGATTTCACGGGCAAGGTTGAACAAATCAGCCCCATTGTCGCTCCCGGCAGTCGGACACTCACGGTGGAGGCTCGAATACCCAACGAAGGGGGGTTGTTGCTCCCCGGGATGTTCGCGCGGACGCGCATCACTATTTTTGAGCAGGACAACGCCCTCTTCGTCCCCAACGACGCCGTGGAAAAAACCGCCTCCGGCAGCCGCGTCTATGTGGTGACCAAGGACAACAAGGCCGAGGCCCGCGACGTGGAAGTGGGTTACGTGTCCAGCCAGTTCTCCCTGATCAGCCAAGGCCTCGAAGCCGGGGATTTGGTGATCACCCAGCGTCCCCAAGACCTCAAGGCCGGATCCCCCGTCAAAGTCATCGAAAAGAGTTAA
- a CDS encoding HAMP domain-containing histidine kinase encodes MKLRARLTIFSVLLIVVLVAGISAGTIFFLHKLFRDELQQNQHTTLMNFRQVCEEAEEVRDPIIASNYVKTIEKTVPGLAYAVFINERLELMIGENAVFDKIYPFFSRAAERTSSPRVVRVSSGDDILEWSSDVTVNGVIGVVRLGFFQDVIDRTIGEKVNEVQRIVFLVAAVGLVLAIFAAVGMSAQLTEPIARLAEGAKSLGDGNLDTRIEIERKDEFGFLADEFNIMAEKLKELDHLKDEFVSSVSHELRSPLAAIAGYVELLTRKPLEQILPEKRTKAFGIIQESTARLTGFINDILDLAKIKAGRVEIRKTPFQSPKALEEILGLFQPLFEKKRLTGRLEAPGDLPVIPADEEKIKQVITNLVSNAYKFTPEGGTITLRAKDAPDAVIIAVEDTGIGIPKEHVGQLFERFKQVPGTRERFGGPKGTGLGLAISKGIVLGHGGKIWVESELGRGSVFSFSLPKATAVSPVGETSAKIFG; translated from the coding sequence ATGAAACTGCGCGCGCGACTTACGATTTTTAGCGTTCTCCTGATTGTTGTCCTCGTGGCGGGCATCAGCGCGGGGACGATTTTCTTTTTGCACAAGCTCTTCCGGGACGAACTCCAACAAAACCAACACACCACCCTCATGAACTTCCGCCAGGTTTGCGAAGAGGCGGAGGAAGTCCGGGATCCCATCATCGCCTCCAATTACGTCAAAACGATCGAGAAAACCGTCCCCGGCCTGGCGTACGCGGTGTTCATTAACGAGCGGCTCGAATTGATGATCGGGGAAAACGCCGTGTTCGATAAAATATACCCCTTTTTCTCTCGAGCGGCGGAACGAACCTCTTCGCCCCGCGTGGTCCGGGTGTCCAGCGGGGACGACATCCTGGAATGGTCCTCGGATGTCACCGTCAACGGTGTGATCGGGGTGGTCCGGTTGGGGTTTTTTCAGGATGTCATTGACCGCACGATCGGGGAGAAAGTCAACGAGGTCCAACGCATCGTTTTCCTTGTGGCCGCTGTGGGGTTGGTCCTGGCCATCTTCGCGGCGGTGGGGATGTCCGCCCAGTTGACGGAGCCCATCGCGCGCCTGGCCGAGGGCGCCAAAAGCCTCGGGGACGGGAACCTGGATACCCGCATCGAGATCGAGAGAAAGGACGAATTCGGGTTCCTCGCCGACGAGTTCAACATCATGGCCGAAAAATTGAAGGAGCTGGACCACCTGAAGGACGAGTTCGTCTCCTCGGTGTCCCATGAGCTCCGCTCGCCCCTGGCCGCCATCGCCGGCTATGTGGAACTGTTGACCCGAAAACCCTTGGAACAGATCTTGCCCGAAAAACGCACCAAGGCCTTCGGTATCATTCAAGAAAGCACCGCCCGTTTGACGGGTTTCATTAACGACATTTTGGACTTGGCCAAAATCAAGGCGGGGCGTGTGGAAATCCGCAAAACGCCCTTCCAATCGCCCAAGGCCCTCGAGGAAATTCTGGGTTTGTTCCAGCCCCTGTTTGAGAAAAAGCGTCTCACGGGACGGCTGGAGGCCCCGGGGGACCTCCCGGTGATTCCTGCCGACGAGGAAAAAATCAAGCAGGTCATCACGAACCTGGTGTCCAACGCCTACAAGTTCACCCCCGAGGGGGGCACGATCACCCTGCGGGCGAAAGACGCTCCCGATGCCGTGATCATCGCCGTGGAAGACACGGGGATCGGCATTCCCAAAGAGCACGTCGGCCAGTTGTTTGAGCGTTTCAAACAGGTGCCCGGCACCCGGGAACGGTTCGGGGGCCCCAAGGGGACCGGTTTGGGGCTGGCGATTTCCAAGGGCATCGTGTTGGGGCACGGCGGCAAGATTTGGGTCGAAAGCGAACTGGGCCGGGGTAGTGTTTTCTCCTTCTCCTTGCCCAAGGCGACCGCGGTTTCTCCCGTTGGGGAAACCTCCGCCAAAATTTTTGGGTGA